Proteins from one Impatiens glandulifera chromosome 2, dImpGla2.1, whole genome shotgun sequence genomic window:
- the LOC124927650 gene encoding RING-H2 finger protein ATL39-like — protein MISSGLNLVMTVIGFSVSTMFIVFICTRLICARIRLNASRRSFPLSSRSNLSMMERGLHGLEPVIVANFPTKKYSDLCFSSKEDAQCIVCLADYREEDILRILPYCAHSFHASCIDRWLQHHSTCPVCRISLRDFNENNKDMLRPVYCSTIQSRYGLDSIPSSFHDHDCPLRNHHRMDPIQEDQCPIEDHGTEARDRLSDSVDSCRSSKPLGDQKLSESPSSQ, from the exons ATGATTTCATCTGGACTGAATTTGGTTATGACAGTGATTGGATTCTCTGTGAGCACCATGTTTATTGTGTTCATTTGCACGCGTTTAATTTGTGCTCGGATTCGATTGAATGCTTCAAGACGTTCCTTTCCGCTATCTTCTAGATCTAATCTCAGTATG ATGGAAAGGGGTCTACATGGTCTTGAGCCTGTAATTGTGGCTAATTTCCCAACAAAGAAGTACAGTGACTTGTGTTTTTCATCCAAAGAAGATGCTCA GTGCATTGTTTGCCTGGCGGATTACCGAGAGGAAGACATATTGCGAATTCTTCCTTATTGTGCGCACTCTTTTCACGCTTCATGTATTGATAGATGGTTGCAGCATCATTCCACATGCCCAGTTTGTCGAATCTCTTTGAGAGATTTCAATGAGAACAACAAAGACATGTTACGTCCTGTTTACTGTTCTACTATCCAATCTCGTTATGGATTGGACTCAATTCCAAGTTCTTTCCATGATCATGACTGTCCATTAAGAAATCATCATAGGATGGACCCAATTCAGGAAGACCAATGTCCAATTGAGGATCATGGAACCGAAGCTAGAGATAGACTATCAGATTCAGTAGACAGTTGTCGGTCTTCGAAACCCCTGGGAGATCAAAAGCTTTCTGAAAGCCCGTCAAGTCAGTGA